ggaaaagggggtggcgaattcgatttacatacctaaattttttctttttcatgacattgtagcaaaatagtagtgaattatataaatatcagcagtacattttttttctggggtattttttttcaacctcgtcacatatttgcccctttcaatttaaacaaagtcttaattaagcaattacggcagcttagcaatggtttcaatacaggcgtgacatctgtatctcaattgttcaaaacccttcgaattttttcgcacgtgatgatatcatagtgaaaactttcaattacgcgcgcttagaagtacgctcgcaaattaatactaccaaaattttgaagttcgcgctccgcttgtgtgtgtgtgcatgctttaggtgtacgtaggtatgtgtttttgtgtgtgcgtgctttaggtgtacgtaggtatgtgtttttgtgtgtgtgtgtcactgaagccatacatacatatatacatacataacctctctctctcttttctctctcagtcactcactacaaaaagtgaataaaaaaagttcagttatttctgtctttcactctgtctgtctctttacacacactaacaaaagcacttcacttacacaccacactttctgtgtcgcacaacccatcaaacacacacacacacacacacactcacgcacgcacacatgtacatcaatgctttcggagtgaaatgttaaaatattgagttttctcgaattttgtcttaattgggggtgaaattgaaagaaatatattatggcatgaccgaatggagtactttgaaaaatcttaggtaaactctaattgaagaaattgtgtgaggagtaaatcgttatgtatttatttgtttctgtttgctgtgtttttttattttttgagtagtggtttaaatactttcagtttagtcttcctcaaatcactctgtcgctatttactttcattttattcggtgcacactgtgtgtgtgcgtgtggtgtaaaccacattaagaaaagcatttgacatacacaccagaatgtgagttttctgtaaattttttcttaattggagtttaaattttaaaaactggacctggcatgacccgatgcattctactcttaaaaatgctaggtaaattgtaattgaagaaatcctatattgtagatttctataagttacaaagggaggcagataaaatctgccttttataataagagatgtgtGCGGGCATgagaatgcacgtatatatatagacgtttttacttagtatttttccattattttgtggggggggggacatatatatatccattttttgtatgtgcgtgtgtatgtatgcgtatataaatatgtgtgggtatgtacatatatgggcgtgtgtgtgtgtatgagtgcataggggcatgtccgtatatgaacgtggtttttatgctttgtatacttccttatgtttttttttctgttacctttaaccatggtttttcttgtgtttgtgcgtatatagacgtatgtatgaacttttacggtacgcatgtgtgtgtgtgtgtatgaggttgtatatatatgcgtatatatttggcgaaaaatgcgagtgaagatgtgtacgtttccGTGGTGACGTATAAGTACACACGTGGGTTTTCGCGCGcagaattataatacagtaatttccctttatataacggtattttttcatagcgttttttcagatggccagataactgaagagatggtgttgtggatttccacttcggcatctgaaactcggagttttatcttgactattgagtaaatgtaacatgttattttatagataaatttcctctatttacataatattgaggtctctttctttctttcttttgttatcttaccgttttaccaatatatatatagcagagtaaagtaatttattttatagaaggagcttctacaggactagaactgtttcatctgaatgaaacagatCTAGtactgtagaagctccttctataaaataaaataaaatatatatatatatatatatatataaatatatatataaaggtggcgagctggcagcaatATTAGCACAACGGGCGAAATGCATGTGTCTTTACGttattagttcaaattccactgaggtcgacattgctttcatctttcagggtcgataaattacgtaccaggtatgcactggggtcgatgaaatcgacttaatccctatgtctgtccttgtttgtcctccctatgtttatccccttgtgggcaataaatatatatatatatatcatcatcatcaactgttTCAAAGTAAACATTAGTCCTTGCTCTTTTTAATGCAATAACCTCTGGTATTTCATATACAGCAGatgtaagtggaggcgcaatgacccagtggttagggcagcagactcgcggtttcgattcccagaccgggcgttgtgtgtgtttattgagcgaaaacacataaagctccacgatgctccagcagagggtggtggcgacccctgttgtactctttcgccccaactttctctcactctttcttcctgtttcttgtcccccgacttcctacgcaaccgccgaGCCTGGATgcccattcatccatccgtcaatgctctcggtgtctGGGAggctgacctgctttctcttctgcgggtcttacgaatagcaaaggaccacgtttccgacttcttccatcttgcgagctctgggacgaagaccgcttcgctcaacaaacaaacagcagatGTAAATCGTAAATTCTTTGTTggttcaaaacttttgggaatTTTTAGAAAACTCTTGTGAATTTGTAATTCATAGGATTGtggaaaaaccaaaacaaaattttttaaattgctgCGTGATTTAAGagctatttagctattatttttagcacatcccaTGACTACCTTATaatctccttgtttgtttgtcagaCTGACGTGTTAACGTTTATTTGGCCAGCTAAAGGTTTATATCTCCAGTTTATCAGTATAAAAATGTAATCTCGGATTTTTttgatttgaacggcagtttttaacataatttctaggtaactaaacattttagacttcgtaaactggtagaatgtgtttataaaacatcattttctcttggctttattgagataaTTCAATGGTTtgttagatatttgttgttctttttttcttcaatttcaacctatcaatgacgtctattgaggtaaaaaaaatcattctgtgccgtatgaatatgttcctcgtttaagaaacagattgggtttatttacatttgtgaagaaaaaagatacctttccccctaaccctaaaacagattgaaatgcaatagattgatactagggtcatactcatgggtgacaatttcatatgacacctctagaaaaactgccgttcaaaccgaaaagatctgtaaTCTCTACTTTTCTAGTGAATTCTATATctcataatatttcttttttttatttcagattatcAGACGATATTTagcataaaagaatattttacatcGAGCacatcatgaatatatatgatatattctttAAGACGCTACACAGAAGAAATATTACCCTGTTTATATAAATCGATTATAGAATTGTAAAAGATTTTCTTTGGGTGTGTGATTATTAGCAGCATTTCTGTACTTTTCTGCCTGGAATGGGTGCAAGAAAACCAATCCTGTATTCTAATTAAACCTGGATTGCAAAGGGATTGGCAGCCCCCTCACATATTGACAATGATTACAGTTGATGgaaatagttatttctttattgcccactagggggctaaacatagaggggacaaacaaggacagacaaagggattaagtcgattatatctaccccagtgtgaaactggtattttatttatcgaccctgaaaggatgaaaggcaaagtcgaccttggtggaatttgaactcagaacatagtggtagacgaaatacctacttctttactactcacaaggggctaaacacagagaggagaaacaaggacagacaaacggattaagtcgattacatcgaccccagtgtgtaactggtacttatataatcgaccccaaaaggatgaaaggcaaagtcgaccttggtggaatttgaactcaggacgtaacggcaaacgaaataccgcaaagcatttcacccggtgtgctaacgtttctgccagcacgcagcCTACCAGAGGTGATGTTAAATATCTTATGAAAATATCTAGCTGAGAAAGTTTAAGAACTGATTTATATTTTCGGTCAAGAGATGGCAAAGCCGTTACACCAGTGTGATGTATGTAAAAAGACTTTCTCTCGTGGAGGTAACCTTGCTACccacaaacgtatccatacaggagacaaaccccatcactgcgatatctgtgggaaatcattctctagaGCAAGTACTttaactacacacaaatatattcatactggagagaagccatatcgctgtgatatctgtggtagattATTCTCTGTTGACAGTAGCTTAActcgacacaaacgtattcatacgggagacaaaccatatcagtgtgatatctgtgacaaGTCTTTCTCAGATGCAGGTAGCTTAACTGCTCACAAACGAttccatacaggtgagaagccttatcaatgtgatgtctgtggtaaatcattctctcagagagGTACCTTATCTACACACATGtttattcacacaggagagaaaaaatatcactgtgatatctgtggtatgtTGTTCTCACGCAGGTTTCACTTGACTCGACACAAACTCACCCACACAGGTGAGAGATTGTacagctgtgatatctgtggaaaatcattctct
The window above is part of the Octopus sinensis linkage group LG28, ASM634580v1, whole genome shotgun sequence genome. Proteins encoded here:
- the LOC118768280 gene encoding zinc finger protein 492-like is translated as MAKPLHQCDVCKKTFSRGGNLATHKRIHTGDKPHHCDICGKSFSRASTLTTHKYIHTGEKPYRCDICGRLFSVDSSLTRHKRIHTGDKPYQCDICDKSFSDAGSLTAHKRFHTGEKPYQCDVCGKSFSQRGTLSTHMFIHTGEKKYHCDICGMLFSRRFHLTRHKLTHTGERLYSCDICGKSFSESSIVIKHKRVHTGEKPYHCDICGKSFSGGSTLTIHKRIHSGEKPYHCDICGKSFSASFGLTRHKRIHTGENPYHCDICGKSFAQSGELSQHKCIHTGRKPYRCDTCGKSFLQRRLLTAHKHYPCKE